CGTCGTAAACGCAACATTAGGTTGATGACCGTCGCCTTGACGACCGGCATTGCGGCTAACGTTTGAAATGGCCGATACGGCTGCGTAGCAGGAAACAAATCAAGAGTTTAAACTCAGTCCACCAATCAGGCGCAGCCGTTTTGGAGGTGTTGGGTTTGGTGCGGTGTGGGCATTTTTTGTTAGGCCCCGGAGGGCAGGAGACACAAGCTCGGGGTCTTTATTATTTCATAGTTTTCACAGATTTTAAAAGGGTTTCAGATGTTACTGAATAGCCCTGGTGGGCTTCAATATTGAGAATTGTAACTCGCGTTTTCCACAGTCCATCCAGAGTTTCAGCCGCTTCATATGTTGTCGTACAGTCGGTTACAACTATAGGCATGTAACCCAAGCGACTCATATTTCTTATGCCATGAGGCTTATTCAGCAAACATTCATCGGTCTCAAAGCCCATGTAGAACAGAATCTTGATACGCTTTTCGGCAAGCAGCCGATGAAACTGGTCTCCTGAATAAACCAGTAAATCGCCATCCTGGGGTTTAACGGGTTCAGGTATCGATATTTGGTAATAGAGTTTCCCCTGAATATTCGCCCAATCCTCCATTCGCCAAATCAATTCGCGATGCTGATTTTTCCAGCTATCCACCCACTCTTGTGAAGGCCATTGACTGTTT
This is a stretch of genomic DNA from Gemmatimonadota bacterium. It encodes these proteins:
- a CDS encoding isochorismatase family protein; this translates as MNFTIDLEYTPRSPQDGLPFTEKTFCRRSVPFTFDVKEVGIALVDFWNFGWDDGPFDEELGDRSFERGRSHAERKRRIIETKVGPLVNTLRDMDFQIFHCNQADFLKHYPQWNQSTTDAERQSLSANPASSENLKEERNSQWPSQEWVDSWKNQHRELIWRMEDWANIQGKLYYQISIPEPVKPQDGDLLVYSGDQFHRLLAEKRIKILFYMGFETDECLLNKPHGIRNMSRLGYMPIVVTDCTTTYEAAETLDGLWKTRVTILNIEAHQGYSVTSETLLKSVKTMK